A single region of the Idiomarinaceae bacterium HL-53 genome encodes:
- a CDS encoding HD-like signal output (HDOD) domain, no enzymatic activity encodes MATQKAFLSILENEIARDTLKLPTLPDVALQVEQAVNDPDTSLNDLQHIIARDPALSARMVKLANSAWLGRAVRVESLQQALTRIGMWQIRNIVVGLAMEQLFDAKNDIVRRRMQQCWLESVKLTAAVVVLLRNYDGKTRLHQHTAALMSMTSQIGALPVLTMAEKHADTFANPTFINDCIQGVGPSLSGMILRAWKFADEQVHVGEHWQGPIVSFKPSYLSILQLAGVLTELHDAQHSEALISCFVQTGLLPGPQWWQQARVQEEYQSIIEALS; translated from the coding sequence ATGGCCACACAAAAAGCATTTTTGAGCATCCTAGAAAACGAGATCGCTCGCGATACCCTCAAGTTGCCTACGCTGCCAGACGTTGCCCTGCAGGTAGAGCAAGCCGTGAATGATCCTGATACCTCGTTGAACGATTTACAACATATTATCGCTCGCGATCCGGCGCTCAGTGCGCGGATGGTGAAACTAGCAAACAGTGCATGGCTTGGGCGAGCTGTACGCGTAGAGAGTTTGCAACAGGCACTGACGCGCATTGGCATGTGGCAAATTCGCAATATTGTTGTGGGTTTGGCAATGGAGCAGTTGTTTGATGCGAAGAACGATATCGTTCGTCGCCGTATGCAGCAATGTTGGTTGGAGAGCGTGAAGCTCACCGCAGCGGTTGTCGTTCTGCTAAGAAATTACGACGGCAAGACACGCTTGCATCAACATACGGCTGCGCTGATGTCGATGACCAGCCAAATTGGTGCGCTCCCCGTGCTCACCATGGCGGAAAAACATGCCGACACCTTTGCCAACCCAACGTTCATAAACGATTGTATTCAAGGCGTCGGTCCTTCACTGAGTGGTATGATTTTGCGAGCTTGGAAGTTTGCTGATGAGCAGGTGCATGTGGGTGAGCATTGGCAGGGACCGATCGTTAGCTTTAAGCCGTCTTACTTGAGTATCTTGCAACTCGCAGGCGTACTCACTGAATTGCACGACGCGCAACACAGCGAGGCCCTCATCAGCTGTTTTGTTCAAACCGGACTCTTGCCTGGCCCGCAATGGTGGCAGCAGGCAAGAGTTCAGGAAGAGTATCAGAGTATTATTGAAGCCCTTTCATAA
- a CDS encoding phosphatidylglycerophosphatase A — MKSPRSIIKHPIHFISLGFGTGLSPKAPGTMGTLVGIPAVLAFSALSVNAYLGVVICFAILGIFLCHETGKALGVPDHGAIVWDEIVGYMIALIAIPITWQTLLLAFLLFRFFDIRKPWPIRWFDRKIKGGFGVMFDDVLAGLFTLVILHALLQADKLPGV, encoded by the coding sequence ATGAAATCTCCTCGTTCCATCATTAAACATCCTATTCATTTTATCTCTCTTGGGTTCGGCACTGGGCTTTCGCCCAAGGCACCTGGCACCATGGGCACGCTCGTAGGTATTCCCGCGGTACTCGCGTTCTCTGCATTGAGTGTGAATGCTTACCTAGGTGTGGTGATTTGCTTTGCGATTCTGGGTATTTTCCTTTGCCATGAAACTGGCAAAGCACTCGGTGTTCCTGACCATGGCGCCATTGTGTGGGACGAAATTGTAGGTTATATGATCGCGCTGATCGCAATACCGATCACTTGGCAAACATTGCTGCTCGCGTTCTTATTGTTCCGCTTCTTTGATATTCGCAAACCCTGGCCGATTCGTTGGTTTGACCGGAAAATTAAAGGCGGCTTTGGTGTGATGTTCGATGACGTGTTGGCGGGATTATTTACACTCGTGATTCTGCATGCACTCCTGCAAGCCGATAAGCTTCCAGGAGTCTAG
- a CDS encoding chemotaxis protein MotA encodes MDIATLIGIIGAIAFIVMSMLMSGELSLYINVPSILIVFGGTIFIALANYTLSQFLSAGKVVAKAFMFKIEQPLELIDKAVEMADSARKGGFLALEEAEINNPFFRKGIDMLVDGHDAEVVRQTLQKDIDLTYQRHEQGTGIFQSMADTAPAMGMIGTLIGLVAMLANMDDPKAIGPAMAVALLTTLYGAFLANVICLPLVAKLKLRMEEEKLNQELMLDAILGIQDGQNPRIIEGLLKNYLAESKRTSEEATE; translated from the coding sequence GTGGATATAGCAACGCTCATCGGAATTATCGGTGCCATCGCCTTTATCGTAATGTCGATGTTAATGAGTGGTGAGCTCAGTCTTTACATTAACGTTCCCTCCATCTTGATTGTGTTTGGAGGGACCATCTTTATAGCGCTTGCTAATTATACATTAAGTCAGTTTTTGTCAGCGGGTAAAGTTGTCGCAAAAGCGTTCATGTTCAAAATTGAGCAACCCCTTGAACTTATCGATAAAGCGGTGGAAATGGCTGATTCCGCTCGCAAAGGCGGGTTCCTTGCATTGGAAGAAGCAGAAATTAATAACCCGTTTTTCCGCAAAGGCATTGATATGTTGGTAGACGGCCACGACGCCGAAGTGGTGCGTCAAACCTTACAAAAAGATATTGATTTAACCTATCAGCGTCATGAGCAAGGTACGGGTATCTTCCAATCGATGGCAGACACTGCTCCGGCCATGGGGATGATTGGGACACTCATCGGCCTCGTGGCCATGCTTGCCAATATGGATGATCCAAAAGCGATCGGTCCCGCCATGGCGGTTGCACTTTTAACGACGCTATACGGTGCATTCTTAGCAAACGTTATTTGTTTGCCGCTAGTGGCAAAGCTAAAATTACGAATGGAAGAAGAAAAACTAAACCAGGAACTTATGCTCGACGCAATTCTAGGCATTCAAGATGGCCAGAATCCTCGTATTATCGAAGGCTTGTTGAAGAACTACTTAGCCGAATCGAAACGTACTTCAGAAGAGGCAACTGAGTAA
- a CDS encoding Exodeoxyribonuclease VII small subunit has protein sequence MSEQEKSPSFESAVKELEDIIAALEEGELPLEEALKRFERAVTLSRLSQEKLKSAEQKVQMLINQNGQDVLTDLPENES, from the coding sequence ATGTCAGAACAAGAGAAATCCCCTTCTTTTGAGAGTGCAGTTAAAGAGCTAGAAGACATCATTGCAGCGCTCGAAGAAGGAGAGCTGCCTCTCGAGGAAGCATTGAAGCGCTTCGAACGTGCCGTCACTCTCTCACGGTTAAGCCAAGAGAAGCTCAAAAGCGCCGAACAAAAGGTACAAATGCTCATTAATCAGAACGGTCAAGACGTATTGACCGATCTGCCGGAGAATGAGAGCTAA
- a CDS encoding 1-deoxy-D-xylulose-5-phosphate synthase → MPQKSAQELFPLLHRINAPADLRQFAKPQLNQVSSELRQFLLHSVSQSSGHLASGLGTVELTVALHYVYQTPFDQIVWDVGHQAYPHKILTGRRDQLHTIRQKNGLHPFPFREESEYDTLSVGHSSTSISAALGMAVAAKSEGENRKVVAVIGDGAMTAGMAFEALNHAGDIAPDMLVILNDNEMSISENVGALNRNFARILSSKPYTTLREGGKQLLKDLPGMRQLVSRAEEHVKGMVTPGTIFEEFGFNYIGPIDGHDVQGLVETLSNMRHLKGPQFLHIMTKKGKGYAPAEKDPIGYHGVPKFDPAHEALPNKPAKAPSYSQVFGDWLCTKAQQEPKLAGITPAMREGSGMVRFANEFPHQYYDVAIAEQHSVTFAAGLAIAGRKPVVAIYSTFLQRAYDQLIHDVALQNLPVLFAIDRAGIVGADGPTHQGAFDLTYLRCIPNMVVMTPSDENECRHLLETGFQHQGPSAVRYPRGNGLGLKEETPQAVELGKAKVRREGEQVAILNFGTLLPEALAVGEKLNATVVDMRFVKPLDEACVRELAKTHTLLVTLEENAIAGGAGAGVAEFLNQAEISSEVLHLGLPDVFIKHGGQEEIRAELGLDAAGIERAIQARLSK, encoded by the coding sequence ATGCCCCAGAAATCTGCCCAAGAACTGTTTCCTTTATTGCATCGCATTAACGCGCCTGCCGATTTGCGCCAGTTCGCTAAACCGCAACTCAACCAAGTGAGTAGCGAGTTACGTCAGTTCTTGTTGCACTCTGTAAGCCAAAGCAGTGGCCACCTCGCCAGTGGTTTAGGTACGGTAGAGCTTACCGTGGCATTGCATTACGTTTACCAGACGCCCTTTGACCAAATTGTTTGGGATGTAGGGCACCAAGCATACCCACACAAAATTTTGACTGGCCGTCGCGATCAGTTGCACACCATTCGACAGAAGAATGGCTTACACCCCTTTCCATTTCGTGAAGAAAGTGAATACGACACTCTCAGTGTCGGTCACTCAAGTACCTCCATCAGTGCGGCTTTAGGTATGGCTGTTGCCGCTAAATCTGAAGGCGAGAATAGAAAAGTAGTGGCTGTCATTGGAGACGGTGCAATGACCGCAGGTATGGCCTTTGAAGCACTAAACCATGCTGGCGACATTGCACCCGACATGTTGGTGATCTTAAACGACAACGAGATGTCTATTTCTGAGAATGTGGGTGCCTTGAATCGTAATTTCGCGCGCATTCTCTCTAGCAAGCCCTACACCACTCTTCGAGAGGGCGGAAAGCAACTACTCAAAGATCTGCCTGGCATGAGGCAGCTCGTAAGCCGCGCAGAAGAACACGTAAAAGGCATGGTAACGCCGGGCACTATTTTCGAGGAGTTTGGTTTCAATTATATTGGCCCGATCGACGGTCACGATGTGCAAGGTTTGGTCGAAACGCTATCGAATATGCGTCATCTGAAAGGCCCTCAGTTCCTTCATATCATGACCAAGAAGGGCAAAGGATACGCCCCTGCCGAGAAAGATCCCATTGGCTACCACGGCGTTCCTAAATTCGATCCCGCTCATGAAGCGCTCCCGAATAAACCTGCAAAAGCTCCCAGCTACTCGCAAGTATTTGGCGATTGGCTGTGTACGAAAGCACAGCAAGAACCCAAGCTTGCGGGCATCACTCCTGCCATGCGTGAAGGTTCCGGTATGGTGCGTTTTGCGAACGAGTTCCCGCACCAATACTACGATGTTGCGATTGCTGAACAACACTCGGTTACGTTTGCAGCGGGTCTCGCCATTGCTGGGCGTAAACCAGTGGTCGCAATTTATTCAACCTTTTTACAGCGCGCTTATGATCAATTAATTCACGATGTCGCACTGCAAAACTTACCGGTTTTGTTTGCGATTGATCGTGCGGGCATTGTCGGTGCCGACGGACCTACACACCAAGGCGCGTTCGATTTAACCTACTTGCGTTGTATCCCCAACATGGTCGTCATGACGCCGAGCGATGAAAACGAATGTCGCCACTTACTCGAAACAGGCTTCCAACACCAAGGCCCAAGCGCGGTAAGATATCCGCGAGGGAATGGTTTAGGGCTTAAAGAAGAAACACCGCAAGCGGTTGAGTTGGGTAAAGCGAAGGTCCGTCGCGAAGGGGAGCAAGTCGCCATTCTGAATTTCGGCACCTTGTTACCTGAAGCGCTTGCTGTCGGTGAGAAACTCAATGCAACTGTGGTAGACATGCGATTTGTGAAGCCACTGGACGAAGCGTGCGTGCGCGAGCTTGCCAAAACCCATACGCTACTTGTAACGCTAGAGGAAAATGCGATTGCAGGGGGGGCCGGTGCAGGTGTAGCAGAGTTTCTCAATCAGGCAGAAATCTCCAGCGAGGTATTGCACTTAGGCTTACCCGATGTGTTTATTAAGCATGGGGGACAAGAGGAAATTCGCGCTGAGTTGGGCTTAGATGCAGCAGGCATAGAGCGCGCTATTCAAGCGCGCCTATCGAAGTAA
- a CDS encoding ATP-dependent RNA helicase SrmB, which translates to MKKNPMTPDWQDLELSQALIQVLLEEGLKKPTRIQQLVIPHALELRDIFAISPTGTGKTLAYLLPIFQYLTDFPRRDPGNARALVLAPTRELAEQIGQVAEKFAHAVGLKTLTITGGVNYGSHLAAMEKNLDLVVATPGRLIDYLAAEQFSAQDLELFVLDEGDRLLDMGFRGAVEQIQQEAPNLKQRFLFSATTDHQSLKAFSAQALSEPVMIDAEPPKRERGKITQWIHVADHLEHKIALLAHILKSYTGRALVFVKKRERVHEVHDIIKAQGFNCILLEGELPQDERQKRLAAFRSLRSRILIATDVAARGIDIPDIEVVVNFDLPVKGDTYVHRIGRTGRAGKKGTAISLVEAHDAIYLGRIERYTEQKLERRFIKDLRPQFKFPEPDKIRKKKKKKKPKK; encoded by the coding sequence ATGAAAAAGAATCCGATGACACCTGATTGGCAAGATCTTGAACTCAGTCAAGCACTAATACAAGTCCTTCTAGAAGAAGGTCTCAAAAAACCGACGCGTATTCAACAATTAGTGATTCCTCACGCGCTTGAATTACGTGATATTTTTGCAATATCTCCGACTGGAACCGGGAAAACACTCGCGTATTTGCTACCTATTTTCCAGTATCTCACAGATTTCCCACGCAGAGATCCGGGCAATGCACGCGCGCTGGTGTTGGCACCCACCCGTGAACTCGCAGAACAGATCGGCCAAGTGGCGGAAAAGTTCGCACATGCCGTGGGCCTGAAAACCCTCACCATTACGGGAGGGGTTAACTATGGTAGTCATTTGGCTGCTATGGAAAAGAACCTCGATCTGGTCGTTGCTACACCAGGCCGCTTGATTGACTACCTTGCCGCGGAGCAGTTTAGCGCACAAGATTTAGAGCTATTCGTGCTCGACGAAGGTGACCGGTTACTCGATATGGGCTTTCGTGGTGCGGTCGAACAAATTCAACAGGAAGCACCAAATCTAAAACAAAGATTCTTATTTTCTGCAACCACCGATCATCAATCTTTGAAAGCTTTCTCAGCACAAGCCTTGAGTGAGCCTGTTATGATCGACGCGGAGCCGCCGAAGCGAGAACGAGGGAAAATTACCCAATGGATTCATGTTGCTGACCATTTAGAGCACAAAATAGCGCTCTTGGCGCATATTTTGAAGTCTTACACAGGCCGCGCATTGGTATTCGTGAAGAAACGTGAGCGCGTGCATGAAGTGCACGACATTATTAAAGCGCAAGGCTTTAACTGCATTCTGCTCGAAGGGGAACTGCCGCAAGATGAACGTCAGAAACGTTTAGCTGCGTTTCGCTCACTCCGTTCACGTATACTTATTGCCACCGACGTGGCCGCACGTGGTATCGATATTCCTGATATCGAAGTAGTGGTGAACTTCGACTTACCAGTTAAAGGTGACACCTATGTTCACCGCATTGGTAGAACGGGTCGCGCTGGTAAAAAGGGAACAGCAATTTCGCTCGTAGAAGCACACGATGCCATTTACTTGGGCCGCATTGAGCGTTATACCGAGCAAAAGCTTGAGCGTCGGTTTATTAAGGATCTCAGACCGCAATTCAAATTCCCAGAACCCGATAAGATTAGAAAGAAAAAGAAGAAGAAAAAGCCCAAGAAATAA
- a CDS encoding VanZ like family protein, with product MIQRVIQFLRTKGRLLFILTVVIASVGMLSQVPPELTPPKFPMFDKVAHLVLFFGLATTLHFAFAPRVWVALVILGGYGALIEWVQYYIPNRGAEWEDLLADLLGVLLFYAVRWLWKRALGKPA from the coding sequence ATGATACAACGCGTAATCCAGTTTCTTCGCACGAAAGGGCGTCTTCTCTTTATCCTCACGGTTGTAATCGCTTCCGTGGGAATGTTGAGCCAAGTTCCGCCCGAATTAACTCCGCCAAAATTTCCTATGTTCGACAAAGTGGCGCATTTGGTGCTGTTCTTCGGGCTCGCAACCACACTACACTTTGCATTTGCGCCGCGGGTTTGGGTGGCGCTTGTCATTTTGGGCGGCTATGGCGCACTGATTGAATGGGTGCAATATTACATTCCAAACCGAGGTGCGGAATGGGAAGATTTGCTCGCAGATTTGCTTGGGGTCTTATTGTTTTATGCGGTGCGCTGGCTTTGGAAACGCGCACTAGGAAAACCTGCCTAG
- a CDS encoding thiamine-monophosphate kinase, with protein MHLAAREFDLIAKYFRRDKASRRDVKLGIGDDGAVLSLSGEVDLVVTTDTMVAGVHFDQRLSPKAIGHKLIAVNLSDLAAMGAEPTWLSLAITLPDINEDWLAEFSAGLLTLADYYHCSLIGGDVTRGPLTLTVTAHGLVPEGRAIQRGGAQPGDRIYVSGTLGDARAALESERGALEIDKKHLEYFTERLHFPSPRVGLGQALRGVATSAIDLSDGLDSDLRHILAASKMGAKIFTEQLPASNALRETMPKEHKRIGLQAFAGDDYELCFTVSEGRRGSLETISKQLGVPVTCIGVITKDPGLHYLYKDEPLQLTSDGFSHFGDTE; from the coding sequence ATGCACTTGGCCGCGCGCGAGTTCGATTTAATTGCGAAGTATTTTCGCCGAGATAAAGCGTCTCGACGAGACGTAAAGCTCGGTATTGGCGACGACGGTGCCGTGCTCTCGCTTTCGGGCGAAGTCGACCTAGTAGTCACTACAGACACGATGGTTGCGGGTGTTCACTTCGATCAACGGTTAAGCCCCAAAGCGATCGGCCACAAATTGATTGCCGTTAATTTGAGCGACTTAGCCGCAATGGGCGCAGAGCCAACTTGGCTCTCTCTCGCAATCACACTTCCCGATATTAATGAAGACTGGCTCGCTGAGTTCTCAGCGGGTTTACTCACGCTTGCAGATTATTATCACTGCAGTTTAATTGGCGGCGATGTCACCCGCGGTCCATTAACGCTAACAGTGACTGCACATGGGCTTGTCCCCGAGGGCAGAGCAATTCAACGAGGGGGCGCACAGCCCGGTGATCGTATTTATGTCTCCGGTACCTTGGGTGATGCGCGCGCCGCGCTAGAGAGTGAGCGGGGAGCTTTGGAAATAGATAAAAAGCACTTGGAATACTTCACGGAGCGGTTGCATTTCCCGTCACCTCGAGTGGGCTTAGGTCAGGCGCTTCGTGGTGTTGCAACGAGCGCAATCGACTTATCAGACGGCTTAGACAGCGACCTTCGGCATATTCTTGCAGCTTCGAAAATGGGCGCTAAGATCTTTACTGAGCAATTACCGGCCTCGAATGCGCTGCGAGAAACGATGCCGAAGGAGCACAAACGTATTGGCTTACAAGCATTTGCTGGTGACGATTATGAGCTCTGTTTTACTGTGTCTGAGGGGCGGCGAGGCAGTTTAGAAACGATTAGTAAGCAACTCGGTGTACCCGTAACGTGCATTGGCGTGATTACGAAAGATCCGGGACTACATTATTTGTATAAAGACGAGCCATTACAGCTCACTTCTGACGGTTTTTCACATTTTGGAGACACTGAATGA
- a CDS encoding NusB antitermination factor produces MKPAARRKARRLAIQAVYSWQLSNNSVSDIEAEFLTDNDVSKVDVDYFQDLLRGVAASVSSLDEALSPYTDRPFAELDQIERAILRVAGYELKSRLDVPYKVVMNEAIELAKAFGADDSHRFVNGVLDKAVDSLRAARQ; encoded by the coding sequence GTGAAACCAGCTGCTCGTCGTAAGGCAAGGCGTCTTGCCATTCAAGCCGTTTACTCTTGGCAATTATCAAATAATTCAGTGTCTGACATTGAAGCTGAATTTCTAACCGACAATGACGTGTCGAAAGTCGATGTGGACTACTTTCAAGATTTACTTCGTGGAGTTGCAGCGTCTGTAAGCTCGCTCGATGAAGCACTTTCGCCTTATACCGATCGTCCTTTTGCGGAACTAGACCAAATTGAGCGCGCGATCCTTCGCGTTGCGGGTTATGAGTTGAAGTCGCGCTTAGACGTGCCTTATAAAGTGGTAATGAATGAAGCGATTGAGCTAGCGAAGGCTTTTGGCGCCGACGATAGCCACCGCTTCGTGAATGGCGTGCTCGATAAGGCAGTTGACTCTTTGCGAGCTGCGCGCCAGTAA
- a CDS encoding chemotaxis protein MotB → MAAVIEKKCPKCPPKGLAPWMATFADLMALLMCFFVLLLAFSEMDVLRFKQIAGSMKFAFGVQNKIEVTDIPRGTSVIAQEFRPGRPEPTPIETIQQQTLDMTQQALQFQAGEDDSQGGQELEQGGETTFEESMSSMEAREDMNEENQELAELMMRLQDAFNDEIEEGALELEQLGQQLLIRINEQGTFPQGSAFLQPQFRPIIREIADKIGDIPGEVRISGHTDNRVVRSEMHSSSWDLSSARAVSVAEEMSQSASFDSSRMTVQGFADTRPLVPNNSEDNRRRNRRVEIAIMQGSAIESDPIDAVEGN, encoded by the coding sequence ATGGCGGCAGTGATTGAGAAAAAGTGTCCGAAGTGTCCACCCAAGGGCCTAGCGCCTTGGATGGCGACCTTTGCCGACTTAATGGCACTGCTCATGTGTTTCTTCGTACTGCTTCTCGCCTTCTCAGAAATGGATGTACTGCGATTTAAACAAATTGCAGGTTCGATGAAGTTTGCCTTCGGCGTTCAGAATAAGATTGAAGTGACTGATATTCCCCGCGGAACCTCGGTCATTGCGCAAGAGTTTCGTCCCGGTCGCCCCGAGCCTACGCCCATTGAAACCATTCAGCAGCAAACTCTTGACATGACGCAGCAAGCACTTCAGTTCCAAGCGGGAGAAGACGACAGCCAAGGCGGGCAAGAGCTCGAGCAGGGTGGGGAAACAACTTTTGAAGAAAGCATGAGCTCGATGGAAGCGCGAGAAGACATGAACGAGGAGAACCAAGAGCTCGCCGAACTTATGATGCGGCTGCAAGACGCCTTCAACGATGAAATTGAAGAAGGGGCGCTGGAGTTGGAACAACTTGGGCAGCAACTGTTAATTCGTATCAACGAGCAGGGCACGTTCCCCCAAGGCTCTGCATTCCTACAACCACAATTTCGTCCAATTATCCGCGAAATAGCGGATAAAATCGGCGATATTCCAGGAGAAGTTCGAATTTCAGGCCATACCGATAACCGCGTAGTGCGCTCAGAAATGCACAGCTCAAGTTGGGACCTTTCGAGTGCTCGTGCAGTAAGTGTGGCTGAGGAGATGTCGCAATCAGCAAGCTTCGATAGTAGCCGAATGACGGTGCAAGGCTTTGCCGACACGCGTCCGTTGGTACCGAATAATAGTGAAGATAATCGGCGCAGAAATCGCCGCGTTGAAATTGCGATTATGCAAGGCAGCGCGATTGAGAGTGATCCTATTGACGCTGTGGAAGGCAACTGA
- a CDS encoding farnesyl-diphosphate synthase produces the protein MLKTAIAHFQQRNEAFLTAYLQAQSPHAQRLLDAVKYGVLNGGKRIRPFLVYSIGDILGAKENDLDYAAAAIECIHAYSLIHDDLPAMDDDALRRGKPTCHIAFDEATAILAGDALQALAFELLSTPKLTHVKPAQQLQALHALAKASGYMGMCGGQAMDIEATGQTTGELSTLESIHAKKTGALITAAVELGIAFSPEGGEETHNALLVWAQHIGQAFQVHDDILDVIGSTETLGKTQGADAALDKMTYPSLLGLEQAETKRDVLIEKALHALSRIAYNTDLLVAFTHYLISRDR, from the coding sequence ATGTTAAAGACCGCCATCGCGCATTTTCAACAACGTAATGAAGCCTTTTTAACGGCTTATCTACAAGCGCAGTCACCCCATGCCCAGCGTTTATTAGATGCGGTTAAATATGGTGTATTAAACGGCGGTAAGCGCATTCGTCCGTTTCTCGTATATAGCATCGGCGATATTCTCGGAGCCAAAGAAAACGATCTCGATTATGCGGCGGCGGCCATTGAATGCATTCATGCCTACTCATTAATTCATGACGACTTGCCGGCCATGGACGACGATGCGCTCAGACGCGGAAAGCCCACCTGTCACATTGCATTCGACGAAGCCACAGCAATTCTTGCAGGCGACGCATTGCAGGCACTTGCCTTTGAGTTACTGAGTACCCCGAAACTCACACATGTAAAGCCTGCCCAGCAGCTGCAGGCACTTCATGCGCTCGCCAAGGCGTCTGGATATATGGGAATGTGTGGTGGCCAGGCTATGGATATCGAAGCAACCGGTCAAACTACAGGAGAGCTTTCGACACTTGAAAGTATTCATGCGAAAAAGACCGGAGCTCTTATCACCGCAGCCGTTGAATTGGGCATTGCTTTTTCTCCTGAGGGCGGCGAAGAGACTCACAATGCTCTCTTAGTGTGGGCGCAACACATTGGTCAAGCATTCCAAGTACATGATGATATTCTCGATGTGATTGGAAGTACCGAAACACTCGGAAAAACCCAAGGCGCGGACGCGGCACTTGATAAAATGACCTACCCAAGCCTACTCGGGCTTGAACAGGCAGAAACGAAACGTGATGTACTGATAGAAAAAGCACTACACGCACTATCTAGAATTGCGTACAATACCGACCTATTAGTTGCGTTCACCCATTATTTGATAAGCCGGGATCGTTAG
- a CDS encoding thiamine biosynthesis protein ThiI, whose amino-acid sequence MIFILRFHAEITVKSRSLRQRHSKVLTGNVRTLMKEISPAIKVRNQWDKLSVEVPNESDLCQAALSRLRRIPGISHIEEVAQIAFTDFDTLLAFVLAHREDVLMNRSFAVRVKRKGKHDFSSQELAAYIGGGICARVAGSHVQLKDPQQLVKIWLDQDEASVEIQRYAGLGGYPIPTQETALSLISGGFDSAVATYAMMRRGARTHFCFFNLGGAEAHEAAVKEVSYFLWERFSKSHAVKFVSVDFSEVVNRILIQDQPSLMGVLLKRAMLRASALVAERVKAQAVVTGEALGQVSSQTLSNLKVIDEVTPMLVLRPLIVSDKQDIVNQAHEIGVGQMAAAIPEYCGVISNKPTVKAQRAALLEGEQTLTDELIAKVVHEAQVIDIREVPKVTQETAKISEISSTDALSSASVVLDIRAPEEEERAPLTLNQAKVKHVPFFKLTKQIENYSKDQELVLYCDQGVMSRMQALRLREQGFQNVSVLSAVNS is encoded by the coding sequence ATGATTTTTATCCTTCGTTTTCACGCTGAAATTACGGTGAAGAGTAGGTCGTTGCGCCAGCGACATAGCAAGGTACTTACGGGCAACGTGCGGACGTTGATGAAAGAAATTTCCCCTGCTATCAAAGTCAGAAACCAGTGGGACAAGCTCTCGGTGGAAGTTCCAAACGAATCTGATCTTTGCCAAGCCGCACTCTCTCGGTTGCGTCGAATTCCCGGCATTTCTCATATTGAAGAAGTGGCACAAATTGCCTTCACCGATTTTGATACGTTACTCGCGTTTGTGTTGGCGCATCGTGAAGACGTGCTTATGAATCGATCGTTTGCGGTAAGGGTGAAGCGCAAAGGTAAACACGACTTTAGCAGCCAAGAGCTAGCGGCTTACATTGGTGGCGGTATTTGCGCGCGCGTGGCAGGCAGTCACGTGCAATTGAAAGACCCACAGCAACTCGTGAAAATTTGGCTAGACCAAGACGAAGCGAGTGTGGAAATTCAGCGCTATGCAGGTTTGGGAGGTTATCCAATTCCTACGCAAGAAACGGCGCTATCACTTATTTCAGGTGGTTTCGATTCAGCCGTCGCAACCTATGCAATGATGCGCAGAGGTGCCCGCACGCATTTTTGCTTTTTTAATCTTGGGGGCGCCGAAGCACATGAGGCAGCGGTAAAGGAAGTGAGCTACTTTCTGTGGGAGCGCTTTTCAAAGAGCCACGCAGTTAAATTCGTTAGCGTAGATTTTAGTGAAGTGGTCAATCGAATTCTTATACAAGACCAGCCGAGTTTGATGGGTGTCCTGTTAAAACGTGCGATGCTCAGAGCGAGTGCACTGGTTGCAGAGCGGGTCAAAGCGCAAGCAGTGGTGACTGGCGAAGCGCTAGGGCAGGTTTCGAGCCAAACCTTGAGTAATTTGAAGGTGATTGACGAAGTCACACCCATGTTGGTATTGAGGCCTTTAATCGTAAGCGACAAACAGGATATTGTGAACCAAGCGCATGAAATTGGTGTTGGGCAAATGGCTGCAGCAATTCCGGAATATTGTGGCGTTATCTCAAATAAGCCGACGGTGAAAGCACAGCGAGCTGCTTTGTTAGAGGGCGAACAAACACTAACCGATGAGCTGATTGCAAAAGTCGTGCATGAGGCGCAGGTGATTGATATTCGTGAAGTACCAAAAGTAACACAAGAAACTGCAAAGATTAGTGAAATTAGTAGCACGGATGCATTATCATCAGCGTCGGTTGTGCTTGATATTCGAGCACCGGAAGAAGAGGAGCGAGCTCCACTGACGCTTAACCAGGCCAAAGTGAAACACGTGCCCTTCTTTAAACTCACAAAGCAAATTGAAAACTACTCAAAAGACCAAGAGCTTGTTCTTTATTGTGACCAAGGAGTAATGAGTCGAATGCAGGCACTTCGTTTACGTGAGCAAGGCTTTCAGAATGTTTCCGTGCTTTCGGCTGTGAACTCATGA